The following nucleotide sequence is from Carassius carassius chromosome 16, fCarCar2.1, whole genome shotgun sequence.
ACTCAGTGAGCACTTTATTATTTACATTCATGTTATGAGCTTGTTGTTTGTGTATCTTTAAAATGGACCTTGCAGAATaacaatgatgaataaaaaaaaagctgcatCTGTTTGAGGCCCTgtttacactagtgcgttttCGATTTAAAATGAAACGATCCTCATCTAAGGTAAACGATCCTCGATCTATGTGTAAGGTAAATTTCTTATTATTTAGATTTCAGACACGTCTGCATGGCTTGAATTGGTTGAATGTACCTATACATGTCATGTTATTGTTTACACGGTCGTCATGTATACGCAGATCAAATGTGTGCAACTATGCCATCGTTTTCAAAAGACTCAGTCTTGgtccgtttacactgaaatgcaACCTCAGAGTTTTTAAACTAAAACGTGGTCTGGAGCGTTTTCAAAAGTCTCCATTTTCGATTGTCGAAAACACCGGAGTAGTGTAACCATAGCAAAAATTATGCGCTTTAAAACTtaaatgcactagtgtaaatgggGCCCGATTGAGATGTGAGTCTAATTTAGAGTTAGTTAGTAGAGGTCGACTGACTGATCGTTTTTGcagattaatcggcaccgatagttgaaTGGCGGAACTATAGTTTTACAAGTTGCGTCCgttatttactaatacatttttcaattttaaaGTGTCATCAGTTAACATTAGTTAGGTACTATGAAATAATTAGTATTATTCATTATTCACatgttattcatttaaaaagtatGGTTCagtacgtttaaaaaaaaaatagtaaatcactattttagtttttatatttagtaTCCATTTTAATAACCATCAAGTGATTAATATTATCGGCAGAATCCTTCGACCTGGATTTTTGACCAAATTGTGAATCATTActctaaacattaaacattatctCTCCAATTACATGgaacttaataataattactgtttttGGGGCAAAGCTACATGAGTGGTATTGTTTTAATAGTGCACCGCTGAGGATCTCAGCTTTCAGGTTTGTCAGTACATTATGTTTTGTGTGCTTATTGTCACTGTTCAGACCACAGTGTATGTAAATACAGTGTCATTTCAAACACCATTCTTCTTTGTTTTGGGGAATACAAAGACACTTTTATTTGTTCTTAAGTGCCTCTATGATTCTATTACTCTTTGTCTGTTGTCATGACAACATGAAGCTGCTTGTCTCAAGAATACACTGGAACTCAAAATGACTTGTTCTGGATAGGTTGTGTTGCACCATTGCATTTCAACTTATTTTTCAAAGATTTTCAAAGTTTCTAAATTTCTAGTGCCAAACTTTTAAATTACATCAAAGTTGAAGGGATTggtaaatttttctttttctctctccctatAAACTATCAACAAAAGATGACTCTGAAGACCACTATAGCAATTTTTCTCAAAAAACGCATTCAAATTGTTGTTTTAGAacacaaaaaaagagacaaaGTTTTATTTGGTAAGGTGCAGAGCAAAACaagacaaacatttttaaacatttgtctggaaaaatatgtttgttttgtaAGGTGCAAAACAAAAGAAGGCATCTTTGTAAAGACTTAAGTATtttgttttgaagaaaaaaaaaaaaggtgtagcAAGTTTGAGCTGCAGTCTTGTATGAATGGTGCTctatagaaatgttttttttttagtagtatatTGTGTGATTATTAATGAGTCCCTTATGTACAGATTATGAACttcttgtttgtattttttaatggACCTTGTAGAATAATATTGAacagatttattttcaaatatgaaaACTGCCTGGGTGAAAGCAGCTCCTTCACATTGAGTCCTGAGTTAAATTTGTGACCGACCTGACTGGGGTCTGACTCACAGATCCTCTTGTACATACCACAGTGGTATAAAAGGCACTTCTGGTTTGTGTGCTGGAAATCCATATTTAGACACTGAATCAACCAGAAAGTTCAGAATAATATTGAACATTTTTAACTGCATGTTTTCCTACTGATGTAGCATCTTTCTGATATCTCTATAGGTATTTGGTGTTCATAGCATACCTAAAATATTTACACAAATGCTATAGATACCATTCAAgcagcataatattttaatgttcttGTTATAAAGATATGCAAACTTACTACAACACTTTTATACATCCATTGATCAATAGAAAATGGATTTACAGGAAGTATGATTGTCCTTACTGTTCTCGAGTCGCTGTGGTTTAGGATCACATGGTTACTGGGTGAAAAGTAACATTTCCGGATGTCCCAAGGACATTTTCCATTCATTAAAGGATCACGCTGTGGCTAGATTCAGACATATGCATCTCTAGCCACATCAGTTCACTGACTAATGCGTTGTGGAAAGGATGTCTGGGCTGTGGGTGTGTACAGTCGTGTTTATGGTATGGATCACAACGTGTTTTGGGTTAAGATGGTGTGGTCAGGTGACTTCCTCATAGCTGTGGGATTAATTTCCGTGTGACTCTTAGGAAAAAAAAGAGGTTTACTATAAATAGTCACTGCTTCCATAGCAGAGTTCAGATGGTAGtctaacagttattttaaaaaatgattatgCTGCATTTCATGAAATCATCTATGATGCAAAAATAACTGCTGCAgttttatttgtgtatgtattgtattttgtgtgtgtgtgtgaagcataTATAAATTCATGATTTAATGgatttaaaatgtttgtcatGATGAGAAAATTTAcaagatgtaatttatttttgcgtgtgtgtgtgtgtgattatcttctgtaacaataacaaaaaaaaaatctacagaaATATGTTTGACTGAATTATATCCAATTATAAAATGTCCAAATTGGTTAGTTAAACAAACATACcatgatttttaaatatattatagaaatatatGCATtcagttataaaataaatataaaattgttgttttgaaattaatgtaattagaaatggttgaaaaatattttattttattttaaatatgactCAGGTTCTTGTCAGGTTTCAGGATAATCACCCTTTATATTCTCCACATTAGAAAATAACCAATTTATGAAGCATTATCGCTTTAAATCACTTTATTTATTCGTGCATTTATTATTTGTCTCATTTCCTCTTTCCTGTAGCTTCTCTGCCCTTTGTGATATTGAATATTGTGTCCCAGCCATACAAGCGAGGCATCTACTGTCCAGACGAGAGCATTAGTTACCCTGTAAAAGACGACACAATCACCAACGTGACAATGGCTGTAGTCACCATCACCTGCACTATCATCATCGTGAGTCCCTCATTCACTCATCCCTTCcatgatctcatcatcatcccaTGAGTCACGCGCTGATTCTCAACACAGTGTCCGTTTATGACTCTGCACAGCAGAGGGTTTTATTATGCACAACAACACAGAGTTATGTGCTCACTGACATTAACAACTAACCTGACTGTTTTAATCTTTGTCCCAATTTTAATTTCTAAACAGTTACCTCTTCTGTTCTTCTAGATATCTTCGGGTGAAGCATATCTGGTGTACAGCAAAAAAATTCACTCCAACTCTACCTTTAATCGATATGTGTCAGCCATATATAAGGTGCTGGGTCCCTTCCTGTTTGGCGGAGCCGTCAGCCAATCACTGACAGACATGGCCAAGTACACCATTGGGCGACCACGGCCACATTTCTTAACAGTATGTGCTCCCAAAATCTGCAACGGATACATGGCCACGATCAACTGCACTGGCCCCAAAAGTGATGTAACTGAAGCCCGGTATGTTTCTTACTGTATATGTTCTAACGGCTTGATTTCAGTGAATTTCTTTTGAAACCGTATGTGATTTGTGTGTCGTAGGTTGTCCTTCTACTCGGGTCACTCCTCCTTTGGGATGTATTGCATGCTGTTTCTAGCGGTGAGTGCTACAGCAGCCACAAGCTAACATGTtaaacattaaaggg
It contains:
- the plpp2b gene encoding phospholipid phosphatase 2b, with product MTDLRKNKLFVLVDVLCVVVASLPFVILNIVSQPYKRGIYCPDESISYPVKDDTITNVTMAVVTITCTIIIISSGEAYLVYSKKIHSNSTFNRYVSAIYKVLGPFLFGGAVSQSLTDMAKYTIGRPRPHFLTVCAPKICNGYMATINCTGPKSDVTEARLSFYSGHSSFGMYCMLFLAFYVQARLNAKWARLLRPTIQFFLVAFAVYVGYTRVSDYKHHWSDVLVGLFQGALIAILTVRYVSNSFKVRPYPQGSSPETADSEERKTSLRLPLSEVVHNNHVC